One region of Eremothecium gossypii ATCC 10895 chromosome II, complete sequence genomic DNA includes:
- the MSP1 gene encoding protein-degrading AAA family ATPase MSP1 (Syntenic homolog of Saccharomyces cerevisiae YGR028W (MSP1)), with protein sequence MARNIDLKTVTDWSVLIGTGISLYYLLHRLFNDADGPLASVSKESREKQSTTWRRLVEANPELSRVHLNSYEQNALASVVTPQDIDVSFSDIGGLETIIDELTESVIYPLTTPELYTQHSLLEAPTGVLLYGPPGCGKTMIAKALARESGANFLSIRMSSIMDKWYGESNKIVDALFSLANKIQPCIIFIDEIDSFLRERASSDHEVTAMLKAEFMTLWDGLTSNGRIIVMGATNRITDIDSAFLRRLSKRFSVPLPNEPQRRKILDVILENVEVDPQDFDIDYLVKATRGLSGSELKELCRDAALNAAREYIRQKRQLSAKDASYEGKPLKVRPLQTRDFLKNLKLDATQPFVTSVALD encoded by the coding sequence ATGGCTCGTAATATAGACCTAAAGACAGTCACAGACTGGTCGGTTTTAATAGGGACTGGTATCTCGTTATACTACCTACTTCATAGACTGTTCAATGATGCAGACGGACCTCTGGCCAGCGTTTCGAAGGAGTCACGAGAGAAACAGAGCACGACTTGGCGCAGACTGGTTGAGGCGAACCCGGAACTCTCGCGCGTGCACCTGAACAGCTACGAGCAGAACGCGCTGGCGTCGGTGGTCACGCCGCAGGACATCGATGTGTCCTTCTCCGACATTGGAGGCCTGGAAACGATTATCGACGAGCTCACAGAGAGCGTAATCTACCCGCTCACCACGCCGGAGCTGTACACACAGCACTCACTGCTGGAGGCGCCGACGGGCGTGCTGCTGTACGGCCCGCCCGGGTGTGGCAAGACGATGATCGCAAAGGCGTTGGCGCGCGAGAGCGGCGCGAACTTCCTGTCGATCAGAATGTCGTCCATCATGGACAAGTGGTACGGGGAGTCGAACAAGATCGTCGACGCGCTCTTTTCGCTGGCCAACAAGATACAGCCGTGCATCATATTTATCGACGAGATCGATTCGTTCCTGCGCGAGCGGGCGTCGTCTGACCACGAGGTCACGGCCATGCTCAAGGCAGAGTTCATGACCCTGTGGGACGGCTTGACGTCCAACGGCCGGATAATAGTGATGGGGGCCACCAACCGGATCACCGACATAGACAGCGCCTTCCTGCGTCGCTTGTCCAAACGCTTCTCTGTTCCGCTGCCCAACGAgccgcagcgccgcaaGATTCTAGACGTGATTCTCGAGAACGTGGAAGTCGACCCGCAAGACTTCGACATTGACTATCTGGTCAAGGCCACGCGCGGCCTATCAGGCTCTGAGCTCAAGGAACTCTGCAGAGACGCCGCGTTGAACGCTGCGCGCGAGTACATCCGGCAGAAGAGGCAACTCAGTGCAAAGGACGCAAGCTACGAGGGAAAACCATTGAAAGTACGCCCGCTGCAGACCAGGGACTTCCTGAAGAATCTCAAGCTCGATGCCACCCAGCCGTTCGTGACTTCGGTAGCTCTGGACTAA
- the ERV1 gene encoding flavin-linked sulfhydryl oxidase (Syntenic homolog of Saccharomyces cerevisiae YGR029W (ERV1); 1-intron), with protein MPETSVSVSQKSYSAGPSGRTIVYDEDGKPCRSCNTLLDFKFATNALHGKVADSTGAVPEAAAAAATVSANIPGSKHYRQVEPADVEELGRSSWTLLHTAAAKYPRQPSDAQKQEMRQFLSIFSHIYPCNWCAKDFEQYIRDRAPRVDSRDELGQWMCEAHNDVNQKLGKELFDCNFWKKRWLDGWE; from the exons ATGCCTGAAACTTCCGTCAGCGTTTCGCAGAAGTCGTATTCGGCTGGACCCTCCGGTAGAACCATTGTATACGACGAGGATGGGAAACC TTGCCGGTCGTGCAACACACTGCTAGATTTCAAGTTTGCTACGAATGCGCTGCATGGCAAAGTGGCAGATTCCACGGGGGCAGTACCTGaggcagcagcggcggccgcgACCGTGAGTGCAAATATCCCGGGGAGCAAGCATTATCGCCAAGTAGAGCCGGCAGACGTTGAGGAGCTGGGCAGGTCTTCGTGGACGCTGCTCCACACCGCCGCAGCCAAATACCCAAGACAACCGAGCGACGCGCAGAAGCAGGAGATGCGGCAGTTCCTGTCCATTTTCTCGCACATCTACCCTTGCAACTGGTGCGCCAAAGATTTCGAGCAATACATCAGGGACCGGGCTCCTCGGGTGGATTCCCGGGATGAGCTCGGCCAGTGGATGTGCGAGGCCCACAACGATGTGAACCAAAAGCTTGGGAAGGAGCTCTTCGACTGTAACTTCTGGAAAAAGCGGTGGCTTGACGGTTGGGAATAG
- the VRP1 gene encoding Vrp1p (Syntenic homolog of Saccharomyces cerevisiae YLR337C (VRP1)) has product MPAGSMMAGRDALLSDIRKGSRLKKAVTNDRSAPSIGGGGRVESSGSVGGSAPSLPSGAASGLPMGPQLGDILAGGIPKLKPVGEPVRALQVPPNASAGAPPVPSVRPPVRKHAGGSPEGARAPVSPVAPKLPETGAPPVPSARPPQHGGDGALPVGAPRLPAFGAPPVPGAGPARPDAGSTPPGGAPNLPNISPPPVPGAPPPVGAPKLPEAGPPPVPGVAPPVPSIAPPPPSAAAPPPTAAPPIPAAPPPPLAPQMPAAAQSAPPPAPPPPPPPPPPAVKAPVAPPISPPAAQQPPSIIPPASGGLPFLAEIQKKRDDRFVVDGGSNYTTQSSAQSHEPVKPQITSLRDHSQQPPPHLPTSAAPPLPQMAAPAPPIPSFAAPQIPQVQLPAAHQPADTVAEGTSTTHSEHPFLSEMQRRLDATSLAGSSPSRSTAERYETADTPASSAGDAAIPLGRPHVKQQPDRTFSPPQHIPPAAVPPPPPSIPPPVLDERPPEMIAKAPPPPPPPQAEGAFPPPASVPSHRQRLFSSAGGTSGSSSQVPVRESSIDTFTISNRVSTGDAVSRQPICIDDTRFKFSNAGGIPKPRVFQNKTKLYPSGRGSSVPLDLSLYS; this is encoded by the coding sequence ATGCCAGCGGGCTCGATGATGGCCGGCAGAGATGCACTGTTGAGCGACATCAGGAAGGGATCTAGGCTGAAGAAAGCAGTAACCAATGACCGCAGTGCGCCGTCAATCGGCGGGGGCGGCCGAGTGGAAAGCAGTGGCTCTGTtggcggcagcgcgccgtCTCTGCCGTCGGGCGCGGCCAGCGGGCTGCCCATGGGGCCACAGCTAGGGGATATTCTGGCCGGGGGGATCCCTAAGTTGAAGCCTGTCGGCGAGCCGGTGCGAGCGCTACAGGTGCCACCCAACGCGtccgcgggcgcgccgccggTGCCCAGTGTGCGGCCGCCAGTGCGGAAGCACGCTGGCGGATCTCCAGAGGGCGCGCGAGCGCCTGTCTCACCGGTCGCGCCGAAACTGCCGGAAAccggcgcgccgccggtCCCCAGCGCGAGGCCGCCGCAGCATGGAGGGGATGGCGCTCTCCCTGTAGGGGCGCCGCGGCTGCCAGCCTTCGGCGCTCCACCGGTGCCGGGTGCCGGGCCAGCCCGTCCAGATGCCGGTAGCACCCCACCAGGAGGTGCTCCGAACTTGCCGAATATAAGCCCTCCGCCGGTCCCTGGTGCCCCGCCTCCAGTGGGGGCCCCCAAGCTTCCCGAGGCGGGCCCTCCGCCAGTCCCTGGCGTTGCTCCTCCGGTCCCCTCCATCGCCCCTCCGCCGCCCtccgctgctgcaccgccgcctacagcggcgcctccgatcccagcagctcctcctccgccaTTGGCGCCCCAGATGCCCGCGGCAGCGCAGTCTGCACCTCCGCCGGCccctccgccgcctccacctcctccacctccgGCTGTCAAGGCACCGGTAGCACCACCAATctcgccgccggcggcgcagcaACCACCAAGCATTATTCCACCTGCATCGGGGGGGCTGCCATTCCTTGCAGAGATTCAGAAAAAGCGTGATGACCGCTTTGTGGTGGATGGCGGTTCAAACTACACGACACAATCTTCTGCACAAAGTCATGAACCTGTAAAGCCACAGATAACATCTCTTCGCGACCACTCACAGCAACCCCCACCGCATCTACCTACATCCGCTGCCCCACCATTGCCACAGATGGCTGCACCCGCGCCCCCAATCCCTAGCTTTGCCGCTCCTCAGATTCCTCAAGTGCAGTTGCCGGCGGCACACCAACCGGCTGACACAGTTGCCGAGGGAACGAGCACGACCCACAGTGAGCATCCGTTCCTTTCGGAGATGCAGAGGCGTTTGGACGCTACCTCATTGGCAGGGAGCAGTCCCTCCCGCTCCACAGCCGAGAGATATGAAACCGCTGACACTCCGGCATCTTCCGCAGGTGATGCAGCAATTCCACTGGGGCGCCCTCATGTGAAGCAACAGCCAGATCGGACCTTCTCGCCTCCCCAGCATATTCCGCCAGCTGCCGTaccgccgccaccgccttCTATTCCGCCCCCAGTACTGGACGAACGGCCACCCGAGATGATCGCCAAGGCGCCGCCTCCCCCTCCTCCGCCTCAGGCTGAAGGGGCATTTCCGCCTCCGGCAAGCGTGCCTTCCCATAGACAGCGCCTCTTCTcgagcgcgggcggcacCTCAGGGTCCTCCAGCCAGGTCCCTGTCCGGGAGTCCAGCATTGACACCTTCACTATTAGTAATAGAGTGTCCACCGGAGATGCCGTGTCGCGGCAGCCCATCTGCATTGATGACACCAGGTTTAAGTTCAGCAATGCTGGTGGCATCCCCAAGCCAAGGGTCTTCCAGAACAAAACAAAACTGTACCCCAGCGGTAGAGGCAGCAGCGTTCCGTTAGATTTAAGTTTATATTCCTAA
- the OTU2 gene encoding deubiquitinase OTU2 (Syntenic homolog of Saccharomyces cerevisiae YHL013C (OTU2)) yields the protein MDSAAVLARHRKEKKDLQNQVTGLKKQASKKNRKQVNAKCEELSRELEERHARELAELEHEGGEQKADDAAEDGQVTPEELLAQLELEQPAAAAAPAPQAVASGRRGNRRKEKLARREAEVARIKAEAAAEAAEQPDLSKGEEALLQQLCSTAGLRAVDIQPDGHCLFASVLDQLRARHGERACEPYCLPQSYEGPRSAAEMDVWALRKLACCQVREHPDDFVPYLFDEQTLELQDVATYTAAIESSAKWGGEIELLALSQVFRCCISVLMAGRSTHRVNEQHAVNPELKLVYYKHSYALGEHYNSLRDAA from the coding sequence ATGGATTCGGCAGCAGTGCTAGCACGGCATCGGAAGGAGAAGAAAGACCTGCAGAACCAGGTCACTGGGCTCAAAAAGCAGGCTAGCAAGAAGAACCGGAAGCAGGTGAATGCCAAGTGCGAAGAGCTGTcgcgcgagctggaggagcgCCATGCCCGCGAATTAGCGGAGTTGGAACACGAGGGAGGTGAACAGAAGGCCGATGACGCGGCAGAAGACGGGCAGGTGACGCCCGAAGAGCTGCTGGCAcagctggagctggagcagcctgcggcggccgcggcgccggcgccgcaaGCGGTGGCTagcgggcggcgcggcaaCCGGCGGAAGGAGaagctggcgcggcgcgaGGCAGAGGTGGCGCGCATCAAGGCCGAGGCGGCCGCGGAGGCCGCGGAGCAGCCGGACCTCAGCAAGGGCGAGGAGGcactgctgcagcagttGTGCAGCACGGCCGGGCTCCGCGCGGTGGACATCCAGCCTGACGGGCACTGCCTGTTCGCGAGCGTGCTGGACCAGCTCCGGGCGCGCCACGGGGAGCGCGCGTGTGAGCCTTACTGCCTGCCTCAGTCGTACGAGGGCCCCcgcagcgcggcggagATGGACGTGTGGGCGCTGCGGAAGCTCGCGTGCTGCCAGGTACGCGAGCACCCAGACGACTTTGTCCCCTACCTGTTCGACGAGCAGACGCTCGAGCTTCAGGACGTTGCCACATACACAGCGGCGATCGAGAGCTCGGCCAAGTGGGGTGGGGAGATTGAGTTACTGGCGCTCAGCCAGGTGTTCCGGTGCTGCATCAGTGTGCTGATGGCCGGCCGGTCCACACACCGGGTCAACGAGCAGCACGCGGTGAACCCCGAGCTCAAACTGGTGTACTATAAGCACAGCTACGCGCTGGGTGAGCACTACAATTCGCTGCGCGATGCTGCATAA
- the YLF2 gene encoding Ylf2p (Syntenic homolog of Saccharomyces cerevisiae YHL014C (YLF2)), translating to MGFWIRPYSTQRAIVRASNNLTSGIVGLANVGKSTFFQAITKSTLGNPANYPFATIDPEEAKVLVPSEHLDHLQKLYGSRKKIPATLTVYDIAGLTRNASRGEGLGNKFLGDIRLVDGIYSVVRGFRDDSITHIEGSVDPIRDLSVVQDELVLKDLEWLEAGREKLTRKLGRTAKSSLDHKQMQDELALLAQLEEFLYEGRRIAHFKQNWTKEEVDTLGQYNFLTAKPTLVLLNSSPRDYLLQQNEYLDEVSKWIDQYSPGDEVLIFSAEYETRYNEFASTSDWEGLQRYCSELAGGAAIKAGALPSALPSIILKMRQLLRLISFYTCGPEESRQWTIQQGTRAPQAAGVIHSDLEKTFINASVIKYDDLRDASHPLDESALRRLGKIKRCGKDYVVEDGDVVHFRAAAGKN from the coding sequence ATGGGCTTCTGGATCCGGCCGTACTCGACACAGCGGGCTATCGTCAGGGCTTCGAACAATCTCACGAGCGGGATCGTGGGCCTGGCCAACGTGGGGAAGTCCACGTTCTTTCAGGCGATCACAAAGTCGACGCTGGGAAACCCGGCCAACTACCCGTTTGCGACCATTGATCCGGAGGAAGCCAAAGTACTCGTGCCCTCGGAGCATCTAGACCACCTGCAAAAGCTATACGGGTCCCGCAAGAAGATCCCGGCGACTCTTACGGTGTATGATATTGCCGGTCTCACGAGAAACGCTTCCCGCGGAGAGGGTCTGGGCAACAAGTTCTTGGGTGACATACGATTAGTGGATGGAATCTACTCAGTGGTTCGTGGCTTTCGGGACGACTCCATCACGCACATCGAGGGCTCGGTCGATCCGATTAGAGACCTGTCCGTGGTGCAAGATGAGCTGGTGCTGAAAGACCTGGAGTGGCTAGAGGCCGGCAGGGAGAAGCTCACGCGCAAGCTGGGGCGCACAGCGAAAAGCTCTCTCGACCACAAGCAGATGCAGGACGAGCTGGCCCTGCTCGCCCAGCTGGAGGAGTTTCTGTACGAGGGCCGCCGGATTGCGCACTTCAAGCAAAACTGGACCAAAGAAGAGGTCGATACGCTGGGCCAGTATAACTTCCTAACTGCGAAGCCAACTCTCGTTCTCCTGAATTCGTCGCCGAGGGActacctgctgcagcagaacGAGTATCTCGACGAGGTTTCCAAGTGGATAGACCAGTACTCACCCGGCGATGAGGTCCTGATCTTTAGTGCGGAATATGAAACTAGATACAACGAGTTCGCAAGCACCAGCGACTGGGAGGGCCTCCAGCGGTACTGCAGCGAGCTagccggcggcgccgccaTCAAGGCCGGCGCCCTGCCCTCCGCACTGCCGAGCATCATACTGAAGATGAGACAGCTGTTGCGCCTGATCAGTTTCTACACGTGCGGCCCTGAGGAGAGCCGCCAATGGACAATCCAACAAGGCACGCGGGCACCGCAGGCCGCCGGCGTAATACACTCGGATCTCGAGAAGACGTTTATCAACGCCAGTGTGATCAAGTACGACGACCTGCGCGATGCATCCCACCCTCTCGACGAGTCTGCTCTCAGGAGACTGGGCAAAATCAAGCGCTGCGGCAAGGACTACGTAGTGGAGGACGGCGATGTCGTCCACTTCCGCGCTGCGGCCGGGAAAAACTAG
- the RPS20 gene encoding 40S ribosomal protein uS10 (Syntenic homolog of Saccharomyces cerevisiae YHL015W (RPS20)) — MVDMKDKTEQQEQPQIHKIRMTLTSTKVRELEDVSANIVKNAQSFHLVMKGPVRVPTKVLKICTRKAPNGEGSKTWDTYEMRIHKRYIDLQAAAQVAKRITQLAIQPGVDIEVTIAA, encoded by the coding sequence ATGGTTGACATGAAGGACAAGAccgagcagcaggagcagccACAGATCCACAAGATCAgaatgaccttgacctcCACCAAGGTCAGAGAGTTGGAGGACGTGTCTGCCAACATCGTCAAGAACGCTCAGTCCTTCCACCTGGTCATGAAGGGCCCAGTCAGAGTCCCAACCAAGGTCTTGAAGATCTGCACCAGAAAGGCCCCTAACGGTGAGGGTTCCAAGACCTGGGACACTTACGAGATGAGAATCCACAAGAGATACATCGACTTGCAGGCTGCCGCTCAGGTCGCCAAGAGAATCACCCAGTTGGCCATCCAGCCAGGTGTCGACATCGAGGTCACCATCGCTGCTTAA
- a CDS encoding URC4/urg3 family protein (NOHBY213; No homolog in Saccharomyces cerevisiae; Syntenic homolog of Kluyveromyces lactis KLLA0F25520g) translates to MTATKEYLCSLRAVRETSAEVFRYVSARGRGKYCKLDSSKLTDVVQYVLKIIDRDYGRATCEIPPHGRLQHFNVGGVDRVGELLRGWRGVDDIELSRRLVDLVVLSVLLDAGAGSQWSFREPGSGLRVGRSEGIALASFYMFKNGMLSADGSTTVNGHHLAAIPLEMFQEAFQVTEKNTIVGLEGRWRLARKLGQVMCSNSAVFGPDARPGGIVDYLRGLCGGGPLHIEQLWDTLMDNLLPVWPDNRCTIDGEPLGDAWQLDTLVSGDTAGRAHGIVSFHKLTQWLCYSVLPPLTEYGYKFDILDTDQLTGLPEYRNGGLFCDLGVISLLPEAKQYGEQMARAAGAEDVPVFPAEHGAIVEWRCLTVALIDELLSMINKELDVPLTLAQLLEAGTWKAGREVAQKKRPETGGPPIAIASDGTLF, encoded by the coding sequence ATGACCGCCACTAAAGAGTACTTATGCTCTCTTCGCGCTGTGAGGGAGACATCTGCCGAAGTTTTCCGGTATGtcagcgcgcgcggccgggGGAAGTACTGCAAGCTGGATAGTAGCAAGCTGACGGACGTCGTGCAATATGTTCTCAAAATCATTGATCGCGACTATGGAAGGGCCACCTGCGAGATTCCGCCGCACGGCAGGCTGCAGCACTTCAATGTGGGCGGAGTCGACAGAGTAGGAGAGCTGCTCCGCGGCTGGCGGGGCGTTGACGACATCGAGCTGAGCCGTCGTCTAGTTGACCTGGTGGTGCTCAGCGTTCTCCTGGATGCGGGGGCAGGAAGCCAGTGGTCATTCCGGGAGCCCGGGTCAGGGCTCCGCGTTGGGCGCTCCGAGGGTATTGCGCTTGCATCCTTCTACATGTTCAAAAATGGGATGCTCTCAGCCGACGGCAGCACCACGGTAAACGGGCACCATCTGGCAGCGATACCGCTAGAAATGTTTCAAGAAGCATTTCAAGTCACCGAAAAGAACACCATCGTTGGACTTGAGGGTCGCTGGCGGCTGGCCCGGAAACTCGGCCAAGTTATGTGCAGCAACAGCGCTGTCTTCGGGCCAGATGCCAGGCCTGGCGGGATTGTAGACTATCTGCGCGGCCTCTGCGGAGGTGGGCCTCTACACATCGAACAGCTATGGGACACACTTATGGACAACCTGCTCCCAGTTTGGCCCGACAATCGGTGCACCATAGATGGTGAGCCGCTGGGAGACGCCTGGCAACTGGATACTCTTGTAAGTGGTGACACAGCAGGAAGAGCACATGGCATCGTTAGCTTTCACAAGCTGACACAGTGGCTATGCTACTCAGTCCTACCCCCGTTGACGGAATATGGCTACAAGTTTGATATTCTGGACACAGATCAGCTAACTGGACTTCCAGAATACCGTAACGGGGGGTTGTTTTGTGACCTTGGGGTAATTTCCCTTCTCCCCGAGGCAAAACAGTACGGAGAGCAAATGGCCCGTGCAGCTGGTGCAGAGGACGTGCCTGTATTTCCTGCTGAGCACGGTGCTATTGTAGAGTGGCGCTGCCTGACTGTAGCTCTAATAGACGAGCTTTTGTCTATGATCAACAAAGAACTAGATGTACCGCTGACGCTTGCCCAGCTTCTGGAGGCAGGAACATGGAAAGCAGGGCGGGAAGTAGCACAGAAGAAAAGACCCGAAACCGGCGGTCCTCCGATTGCAATAGCCAGCGATGGCACATTGTTTTAG
- the DUR3 gene encoding Dur3p (Syntenic homolog of Saccharomyces cerevisiae YHL016C (DUR3)), giving the protein MDHLNPPLSQGVGYAIVVGLGAVFAIGMVMTTYILRRYQREVITAEEFATAGRTVKTGLIASAVVSSWTWAATLLQSTTMAYKVGVSGPFYYAAGACVQIILFSTLAIKCKQRAPNAHTFLEIIKARYGRKAHILHMCYALVTNVLVTTMLLTGGSAVVSELTGMHTAAACFLLPVGVIIYTLFGGIKATFLTDYVHTVIIVGIILTFTFSVYRTSDMLGSASKVYDLLREAARQHPVKGNRNGEYLTMKSESGGIFFVVSLVGNFGTVLLDNGYFTKAFSSSPAAALPGYVVGGIVWFAIPCLVATSLGLACLALELLPSFPNYPSRLSQEQVDAGLVLPVAAFNLLGKGGAMAALLMVFMAVTSAMSAELIAVSTIFTYDIYRGYVNPDAPGKRLIVTSHAACVVFGVAMSAVSVGLYYAGISLGYLYEVMGIIISSAVIPSALTLFWSKQNIYAVTIAPLVGTTLAVTSWLVCAKVLYGSITVENTYKDYPMLTGNLVALLSPALLIPLLTYSLGADSYDWIAMKTDILRVDETDELLDADKGLAMVVTRELFESSSVPSAIEKEEINHTTEPNLQREMTNGLEEERILKRASRLATILCAIFILSFLVLWPVPMYGTGYIFSKGFFTGWVSVLTLWLFCTGFAVCIYPLWEGRHGLFTTVRGIYWDCTGQKAKLRDWQCSQI; this is encoded by the coding sequence ATGGATCATCTAAATCCGCCTCTATCACAAGGTGTTGGCTATGCCATTGTGGTGGGCCTTGGAGCTGTCTTTGCGATTGGAATGGTGATGACTACCTATATCTTGAGGAGGTACCAGAGGGAAGTCATCACTGCGGAAGAATTTGCTACGGCAGGAAGAACAGTAAAGACAGGGCTCATTGCGTCGGCAGTTGTGAGCAGTTGGACATGGGCAGCCACGCTACTGCAGTCAACTACCATGGCATACAAGGTAGGGGTCAGCGGGCCGTTTTATTACGCTGCTGGCGCATGCGTACAGATCATTTTGTTCTCCACGCTTGCAATCAAATGTAAGCAGCGGGCACCGAATGCACACACATTCCTGGAGATTATCAAGGCACGGTACGGACGTAAGGCACACATATTGCACATGTGCTATGCATTGGTGACAAACGTTTTAGTCACAACTATGCTCTTAACCGGAGGGTCCGCGGTGGTCTCCGAGCTGACTGGTATGCATACAGCCGCAGCGTGTTTCCTACTGCCAGTTGGGGTGATAATCTACACTTTGTTTGGCGGGATAAAAGCAACTTTCCTCACTGATTATGTGCACACTGTGATCATTGTCGGCATCATCCTGACGTTCACTTTTTCGGTGTATCGCACCAGTGACATGCTTGGCTCGGCGTCAAAAGTCTACGATTTACTTCGGGAGGCGGCAAGACAGCATCCTGTAAAGGGCAACCGGAATGGCGAGTACTTGACAATGAAGTCTGAGTCTGGGGGCATTTTCTTTGTTGTCTCACTTGTCGGTAACTTTGGGACTGTTCTTCTGGATAACGGGTATTTCACCAAGGCCTTCTCATCTTCGCCAGCTGCGGCACTGCCGGGGTATGTAGTTGGGGGTATCGTATGGTTCGCAATACCCTGCCTCGTCGCTACATCGCTAGGGCTTGCTTGCCTGGCGTTGGAGCTTCTGCCATCCTTCCCCAATTACCCATCACGGCTTTCACAAGAGCAAGTGGATGCCGGGCTTGTTCTCCCAGTCGCAGCATTCAACTTGCTAGGCAAGGGCGGCGCTATGGCTGCGCTGCTAATGGTATTTATGGCAGTTACGTCTGCTATGTCTGCAGAGCTGATTGCAGTCTCGACCATTTTCACCTATGATATCTACCGCGGATATGTGAATCCTGACGCCCCAGGCAAAAGACTAATTGTGACCTCGCATGCTGCCTGTGTGGTGTTCGGAGTCGCGATGAGTGCGGTCTCAGTGGGTCTATACTATGCCGGCATATCCTTGGGATATCTATATGAAGTCATGGGTATCATCATATCATCCGCCGTTATACCATCAGCTCTAACTTTATTCTGGTCCAAGCAAAATATTTACGCTGTAACCATCGCACCACTTGTGGGTACAACGTTAGCTGTAACCTCATGGCTTGTGTGCGCCAAGGTGCTGTACGGCAGTATCACGGTTGAAAATACCTACAAGGACTATCCTATGCTGACAGGAAACCTTGTGGCATTACTGTCGCCAGCGTTGTTGATTCCATTGTTAACATATTCACTTGGCGCGGATAGTTACGATTGGATCGCTATGAAGACAGATATATTGCGAGTTGATGAGACGGATGAGCTGCTGGATGCCGACAAGGGGCTAGCCATGGTTGTCACCAGGGAATTGTTTGAGTCGTCTAGCGTACCCAGTGCCATAGAGAAAGAAGAAATCAACCATACTACGGAGCCAAATCTGCAGCGTGAAATGACTAATGGACTGGAGGAAGAGCGCATTTTGAAAAGGGCGTCAAGACTGGCCACTATTCTGTGTGCGATTTTCATCCTCTCGTTTTTGGTCCTGTGGCCAGTGCCCATGTATGGTACTGGGTATATATTCTCAAAGGGCTTCTTCACCGGGTGGGTGTCAGTTTTGACCTTGTGGCTGTTTTGTACAGGCTTTGCCGTCTGCATATACCCGCTTTGGGAGGGCCGGCACGGCTTATTTACTACCGTCCGTGGTATTTATTGGGACTGTACGGGCCAAAAAGCCAAACTGCGGGACTGGCAATGCTCCCAAATATAA